The nucleotide sequence ACCTACCAATCACCGTGGCTGGTGTCCTCAGCTGGACCGATCCTCCATGCCTCTCCATCTGCATCGGCATTGGGCTGGTGGGTTTCAGAGACACGGGGGGCTTCTTGATCCCCCTTTCAAGAGACAGGATGCTTTTCTCTATCTCTGCCATCTGGAATTCCATGCTGTCGTCCTCAAAAGTGTCTCCGGCAGGCTGTGGCTCTGTGGGGTGCAGTGACGGTCCACTGATGCTGACTGTCTGAGCCTGGGCGTACTGCAGAGCCAGGgctgtggtggctggggctgcagcAGCCACTCCAAATGCTTTCAACACATTCTGTAGGGGCTCCCTCTCCTTGCACCGGGGCCGCCTCTTGACTGTGTCGGACTCCGTGAGATTGAATTCCAACACTGGGGTCTCTTTGGCTGGGACCCCATGTTGCTCTTCTCCATCAGACTGAGCTTGGACAGGATCGGAGACTGGTGTGGGGACATCAGCTTTGAGTTGCCCGACGGGCTTTGGCCGCTGTTTGATGGTCAGGTTGCCTTCTTCTGCAAAGGGAATGCACTCACTGGAGCTGTTTTGGGAAGAAGAGGGGGACTTGGCACAGTCATCTCTCCCTGTCTGGGCCTCTTCCTCCGTGTCTGATCGGATGTCCTCATGGCTGCTCCGCAAAGCCTCTGTCATGGTGACTGTGGGTTCACTAAATGTTCTTCTCCTGGGTGCGTTGCTTTCAAAGGCCTGGCTTCTGCCACTTATGGCTTCAGTGCTGCTGGGGTCTCCTTGAGCTGAAGTGAGTAGACCTGTCTTGCTGGTCACCTCCTGACCAGGACCTGTGGGCTTTGCGGACATTAGAGGCTTGGCTGGGCTCCCATCAGCAACAGGCCCCTCAAGCGTGGCTGCTACATTTTTCAAAGGACAACCCCTGCCACGAGGGCTATCTCCTCTGTCCTGGGACGGCAAGGACCCTTTCTGTGGTTCTGGGCCCTGGTCATACTCTGCGTGAACAGCCTGTGTGTTGGAGACAGAGCTGAGGCGTTTGGGAGGAGGGGGTGGAGGGCCTTTCTTCCTGGCACGGATAGCAAAGGATTGACTGCGCAAGACTTTTGCATCTGATGGTGGCTGTGTCCGTGGCACCTGGCTCCGCCCAGGCCGTCTGGTCAGGGTAGCGTAAGAGCCCACCGAGCTGGTGGGTGGCTCCTCCTCCTCGGTCTCTCCATCAGACAATGCGTAGCGGTTCAAGCTGTGTGAGCGCTTCTTGTGCTTAAGGCCCTCAGCACTTTGCTGCTCGGCTCCAGGCTTTGGGGGTGCATGAGATGGCTCCACAGGGCCACAGTGTGAGTGGAGATAGGAGAAAGCTTTCTGGGCTGTCGACTGCAGGAGGGTCCTCTGGGCAGAGAAGTGAGCAGGGCCCTTGTCCTGCTCAGGCACAGAAGATGAAGGCAGTGGCTGGGACTTCAATGACACATGGGGGTACATGAAGACATACGGGGCTGTCCCCTTGCTGGCGATGTGGGGCGATGTGCAAGGTGATGTGGCTGGTAGTGGGTTTGATGGCTCGGATGCAGCCGTGTGGGGGAGGAAATCCCCTTTCAGAGCACTTGGTCTCTGGTACTGATCCATCCCCTCGGGCAAATTTCTCTCCCTCAAAGGGCTTACTGTGCAACCATTGGAATAGCCATTGATTCCATCTGGGCTGCTGATCTGCGGAATAAATTTCCCATAGCTCTCTGGGTTGGGCCGAAGCTGGGGGTTGGCGGGGTTTTCCACAAGGCAAGGCTGGGTAGAAGAGTGtccaccgctgctgctgctgctgctttcaccaCTTCCTAAGCTCTCCTGAGAACGGCTTGAGGTGGTGCTTTGGGACAGCATATTCTCCTGGGAGTGCCCTGACCCCCTGGATCGCACACCAATGCTCTCTTGGCTTCGTGACATGCCCTGAGTGCTCTTGATGGTCAGAGTCTCCTGGCAGCTATTGGACATGGCTGTCTGGAGCTCATAGCTCAGCTCGCTGTCCTGGAAAGTGGTCATCTTGGGGGTGTGGGGAGAGTGGCACTCCCCATTCTCAACAGACTCAATGGTGACAATGTCCAAGGCGCCAGGGATCTTGCGCCTGAGAGTGCTGGTGTCAGCTTGGCTCAGGCTCTTGCGAAGGTCAGTCAGCTTCTTGACAGCCAGCATGATCTTCTTTTGGTGGCCTGCAGGTGGCACAAGAAAAGCAAAAACTAAGCTCGGGGATTGCGGTAGGCAAACATTTCTCTCTCAGCCTCCAAGCGCTAAGGGAGAGCTCAAAGTCTTGTCTCACCTTCTTAGGCCACAGTactttggaggcagagcatatATTAGTCCAGGCAATTGTGTATACCCTAGACTAAAGGGAGCAGACCCCATTTCTAATATATAGGCATTACTCTACCAGGACTTAAAACAGGAGAAGGCACAGTCCAGAGTAGTGAAAAGGGTGAGTGTGTCAGActaggagacccaggttcaaagccCCACTTGCCCATGAAACTCTTTGGGTGACCTTAGCCTAGGTTTTTTGtctcagcttaacctatctcacagggatgttgggagaACAAAATGGGAAGAGTATAGGGaaccatatatttttatttatttattgcatttgtataccgccccatagctgaagctctctgggcagtttacaacaattaaaaacattacaaacaaatttaaaatacacatttaaaaacacattttttaaaaagcaatttaaaaacacaagctaaaatgcctgggagaagagtaaacacgaccttgagctccttgaagattaggttataaatgtaattttttaaattcaAAACAAGTGCTAATGATCAGGAAGCCTAAAATTCTCCAATCACAACCAATGGTACAAACTGCAGATATGCAAACTCAGCTTGCTTAGGTTTTTCAAACTGGCTTCAGTCTTGCTAAGTTTTTGGTCTGAGTTCAAGAAATAGACTTCACCATGCAGTGCACTATGTCCCACTGTGTTTCGAGTGCTAAGATGCTCTCTTGGTCACAGATCCCAGTCCCTTGCTTCAAGGGTCTTCCATGTTCAAAAGGAACTGTGAGACACATGACTGGCAAGGAGCCATCTCTGCACCTTCATAGTAAGATCTCTTTCCTGCCCTGTTTAACTACTTTTTCTCCCATCCTTTGTTTTGGTACCTTTAAGGATTTACAGTACtccttttattttatatattggtGACCACAGAACTGGAGTGGCATTTTCTGAAATTCTGGACACGGCAATGGGACAAGCTGAGTGAAAAAGAAGAAAGGGTGAAGGCAGAGAAGTGGATGGGGAGGGCACGAAGGAGGGAGCGGACCACAGGAGGAAGGTACCAGGCCATTTGGCTGAAGCAGGTCTTGAGAGCAGCCCACTTGATAACTTCTAACTTGAACCTACCTGATAACGTCTAAGTGTGGCTGGCCAGGGAGCCAGCAGGCATATTTTGGCAATACTTATGGAGGGGCTTGTCTTCCCCTTGGCCCAAACAGGCAGCCAATGATCCTGGGAATTTGATTCACAGCCAAATACCACCCTGAGGATTGCCTCCAAAGAAGGGGGcaagcttcccctcccctttctccccctctTTGTAAGGGCTgcattttggcagtgagccagtcTAATCTTCTCACATGAGAACAGGTCCTTCTTCATCAGATCAGGCCATGAAAGAGGCTGGGAAGGAAAGTCCtagaaaggggagggaaatgcCCTCTGGTTTTACTGTGGATCCTGCCCTCTGGTTTTTAGGGGAAAGGTG is from Rhineura floridana isolate rRhiFlo1 chromosome 3, rRhiFlo1.hap2, whole genome shotgun sequence and encodes:
- the CASKIN2 gene encoding caskin-2 isoform X5; the protein is MMGREQELIQAVKNGDVPGVQKLVAKVKASKSKLLGSTKRLNVNYQDVDGFSALHHAALVGSLELISLLLEAQATVNIKDINGMRPLHYAAWQGKVEPVRLLLRAAASVNMASLDGQIPLHLSAQYGHYEVSEMLLQHQSNPCLVNKAKKTPLDLACEFGRLKVAQLLLNSHMCVALLEGQSKDTSDPNYTTPLHLAAKNGHKEIIRQLLKAGIEINKQTKTGTALHEAALYGKTEVVRLLLQVRPKGGIDVNIRNTYNQTALDIVNQFTTSHASKDIKQLLREASGILKVRALKDFWNLHDPTALNIRAGDTITVLEQHADGRWKGHIHDAQKGTDRVGYFPPSIVEVISKRTAGDRNSIGSESSIGSIRSAGSGQSAEGTNGQTTGIVIENAKPLLLSGEDLQHSHNGQTNSMIGTLAHQNLSNCNTSDRIFSHQYLRPEQLLEGKDAEAIYNWLSEFQLECYTANFLNAGYDVPTISRMTPEDLTAIGVTKPGYRKKISTEIGQLSIAEWLPNYIPDDLMEWLSALGLPQYHKKLVNNGYDSIGIVTDLTWEDLQEIGINKLGHQKKIMLAVKKLTDLRKSLSQADTSTLRRKIPGALDIVTIESVENGECHSPHTPKMTTFQDSELSYELQTAMSNSCQETLTIKSTQGMSRSQESIGVRSRGSGHSQENMLSQSTTSSRSQESLGSGESSSSSSGGHSSTQPCLVENPANPQLRPNPESYGKFIPQISSPDGINGYSNGCTVSPLRERNLPEGMDQYQRPSALKGDFLPHTAASEPSNPLPATSPCTSPHIASKGTAPYVFMYPHVSLKSQPLPSSSVPEQDKGPAHFSAQRTLLQSTAQKAFSYLHSHCGPVEPSHAPPKPGAEQQSAEGLKHKKRSHSLNRYALSDGETEEEEPPTSSVGSYATLTRRPGRSQVPRTQPPSDAKVLRSQSFAIRARKKGPPPPPPKRLSSVSNTQAVHAEYDQGPEPQKGSLPSQDRGDSPRGRGCPLKNVAATLEGPVADGSPAKPLMSAKPTGPGQEVTSKTGLLTSAQGDPSSTEAISGRSQAFESNAPRRRTFSEPTVTMTEALRSSHEDIRSDTEEEAQTGRDDCAKSPSSSQNSSSECIPFAEEGNLTIKQRPKPVGQLKADVPTPVSDPVQAQSDGEEQHGVPAKETPVLEFNLTESDTVKRRPRCKEREPLQNVLKAFGVAAAAPATTALALQYAQAQTVSISGPSLHPTEPQPAGDTFEDDSMEFQMAEIEKSILSLERGIKKPPVSLKPTSPMPMQMERHGGSVQLRTPATVIDAPAKHTSIASTKLVFSGPKTIYQQVQQDSRSTVVPWATAETVSEVTGPYPVKLGLGSKPALNIGVPLSVRPLSASPDMTQAQQRLEQTNSSLVSTLQAAEKKINTEETDSSYERAHSTKNILEDISNMFDDLAEQLDAMLD
- the CASKIN2 gene encoding caskin-2 isoform X6 codes for the protein MRPLHYAAWQGKVEPVRLLLRAAASVNMASLDGQIPLHLSAQYGHYEVSEMLLQHQSNPCLVNKAKKTPLDLACEFGRLKVAQLLLNSHMCVALLEGQSKDTSDPNYTTPLHLAAKNGHKEIIRQLLKAGIEINKQTKTGTALHEAALYGKTEVVRLLLQVRPKGGIDVNIRNTYNQTALDIVNQFTTSHASKDIKQLLREASGILKVRALKDFWNLHDPTALNIRAGDTITVLEQHADGRWKGHIHDAQKGTDRVGYFPPSIVEVISKRTGLTLPRMVPLHQCQSLAKGQQVATATLHSGLQPNTDASPPVSPQAPLSLPTACAHLTLTRTAPAPESPAGDRNSIGSESSIGSIRSAGSGQSAEGTNGQTTGIVIENAKPLLLSGEDLQHSHNGQTNSMIGTLAHQNLSNCNTSDRIFSHQYLRPEQLLEGKDAEAIYNWLSEFQLECYTANFLNAGYDVPTISRMTPEDLTAIGVTKPGYRKKISTEIGQLSIAEWLPNYIPDDLMEWLSALGLPQYHKKLVNNGYDSIGIVTDLTWEDLQEIGINKLGHQKKIMLAVKKLTDLRKSLSQADTSTLRRKIPGALDIVTIESVENGECHSPHTPKMTTFQDSELSYELQTAMSNSCQETLTIKSTQGMSRSQESIGVRSRGSGHSQENMLSQSTTSSRSQESLGSGESSSSSSGGHSSTQPCLVENPANPQLRPNPESYGKFIPQISSPDGINGYSNGCTVSPLRERNLPEGMDQYQRPSALKGDFLPHTAASEPSNPLPATSPCTSPHIASKGTAPYVFMYPHVSLKSQPLPSSSVPEQDKGPAHFSAQRTLLQSTAQKAFSYLHSHCGPVEPSHAPPKPGAEQQSAEGLKHKKRSHSLNRYALSDGETEEEEPPTSSVGSYATLTRRPGRSQVPRTQPPSDAKVLRSQSFAIRARKKGPPPPPPKRLSSVSNTQAVHAEYDQGPEPQKGSLPSQDRGDSPRGRGCPLKNVAATLEGPVADGSPAKPLMSAKPTGPGQEVTSKTGLLTSAQGDPSSTEAISGRSQAFESNAPRRRTFSEPTVTMTEALRSSHEDIRSDTEEEAQTGRDDCAKSPSSSQNSSSECIPFAEEGNLTIKQRPKPVGQLKADVPTPVSDPVQAQSDGEEQHGVPAKETPVLEFNLTESDTVKRRPRCKEREPLQNVLKAFGVAAAAPATTALALQYAQAQTVSISGPSLHPTEPQPAGDTFEDDSMEFQMAEIEKSILSLERGIKKPPVSLKPTSPMPMQMERHGGSVQLRTPATVIDAPAKHTSIASTKLVFSGPKTIYQQVQQDSRSTVVPWATAETVSEVTGPYPVKLGLGSKPALNIGVPLSVRPLSASPDMTQAQQRLEQTNSSLVSTLQAAEKKINTEETDSSYERAHSTKNILEDISNMFDDLAEQLDAMLD